Proteins encoded within one genomic window of Candidatus Syntrophocurvum alkaliphilum:
- a CDS encoding helix-turn-helix domain-containing protein — protein MIRIKLAEVMGKKRIKQKALSEQTGIRPNTISDMWYEKSKRIDLNYLDKLCEVLECQPGDLLEYVPDNKE, from the coding sequence ATGATTAGAATTAAACTTGCAGAAGTAATGGGCAAAAAAAGGATAAAGCAAAAAGCACTTTCAGAGCAAACCGGAATTAGGCCTAATACTATATCTGATATGTGGTATGAAAAAAGTAAAAGAATTGATCTTAACTACTTAGATAAATTGTGTGAAGTTTTAGAGTGTCAACCAGGTGATCTATTAGAATACGTACCCGACAATAAAGAATAA
- a CDS encoding helix-turn-helix domain-containing protein, giving the protein MNNNQLQVKRTGYSVREVAESINCSESTVRKLIRTGELPSKRVGPKRIVVPVWALEKYLNEL; this is encoded by the coding sequence ATGAATAACAATCAATTGCAAGTCAAAAGAACTGGGTATTCTGTGCGAGAGGTTGCAGAAAGTATAAACTGTTCAGAAAGCACCGTTAGAAAGCTTATACGAACAGGAGAACTGCCATCTAAAAGAGTAGGCCCTAAAAGGATTGTCGTGCCAGTTTGGGCCTTAGAAAAATATTTGAATGAGTTATAG
- a CDS encoding phage tail tape measure protein produces the protein MTESLRSIGIHVFSTIDTGSLIHANSLMDDFSDLSRTAIDDIADLDSGMDSFSGTVSNAGRFVQDHWKEIGLAGAAAGAGLEAMIRSQSDLSAATNRLGVTTEMTADEVRGLTSAMSDYTFSEADVLAGMERLTQSNIRTKEEMEALLPVFDLFADATGKDIVQGIDLFDNALSALGIPLNEAEQHMDALAWLTTQTTVSTQQIGQTMRREASAIQDLGLSVDDVAIALSSLEAEGIKGPQAVQAFQGAISDANGDIQDFYHELGVSAETLDAQANSLMKAEGLTGALADANNDVITPMQKLQSQAEILMYNYGDLIGAAGALTPILMGLGPAIQLVTIAKSGLALAAGAVSAPILLTVGAVALLAGGITYLWKTNEGFRDGVIDAWDTVTGGIGTAIDWTGDKINWLQDRFYGVLDFFENFSLREVGSNIMQGLIGGITDKIADLKSAVTNVGSTIRDGVTGFFGINSPSKLMMEYGGNIGQGLEVGMIDTMPELNHTFNELTMPDIEPAFLERPVSHPASRESRGGNHNVTFNNEFNFTVNGADERAADELMDRVRRDIVSIMEDYWELMNVKQLGGAI, from the coding sequence ATGACTGAATCTTTAAGAAGCATAGGAATTCATGTATTTTCTACAATTGATACTGGGTCGTTAATACATGCAAATTCTTTAATGGATGATTTTAGCGACTTATCCAGAACCGCAATAGACGACATTGCGGACTTAGATTCTGGTATGGATAGTTTTAGTGGCACTGTATCAAATGCAGGTAGATTCGTACAAGACCATTGGAAAGAAATAGGCTTAGCAGGAGCAGCAGCAGGAGCAGGGCTAGAAGCTATGATAAGAAGTCAATCTGATTTATCTGCAGCTACAAACCGTTTAGGTGTAACCACAGAAATGACTGCTGATGAGGTTAGAGGTTTAACTTCTGCCATGTCTGATTACACATTTTCAGAAGCGGATGTTCTTGCAGGAATGGAGAGATTAACTCAATCTAACATTAGAACAAAAGAAGAAATGGAGGCCTTATTACCAGTTTTTGATTTATTTGCAGATGCTACAGGAAAAGACATAGTTCAAGGAATAGATTTATTTGATAATGCGCTTTCCGCCTTAGGTATTCCATTAAATGAAGCAGAACAGCACATGGATGCTCTAGCATGGCTGACTACTCAAACGACAGTTAGTACGCAACAAATAGGACAGACCATGAGAAGGGAAGCAAGTGCAATTCAAGATTTAGGCCTGTCTGTTGATGATGTGGCTATAGCTTTATCCTCGCTAGAAGCGGAAGGTATAAAAGGGCCGCAAGCAGTACAAGCTTTCCAAGGAGCAATATCTGATGCAAATGGAGACATACAAGATTTTTATCATGAATTAGGAGTGTCGGCTGAAACACTTGACGCCCAAGCTAATAGCCTTATGAAAGCTGAGGGCTTAACGGGTGCACTTGCAGATGCCAACAATGATGTAATTACACCTATGCAAAAATTACAGTCACAAGCAGAAATATTAATGTATAACTATGGTGACTTGATTGGAGCAGCAGGAGCATTAACACCTATCTTAATGGGTTTAGGGCCTGCCATTCAGTTAGTAACAATTGCAAAAAGCGGATTAGCATTAGCAGCTGGAGCAGTAAGCGCACCAATTTTATTAACAGTAGGAGCAGTAGCATTATTAGCCGGAGGAATAACATATCTTTGGAAAACCAACGAAGGCTTCCGTGATGGTGTAATTGATGCCTGGGACACAGTAACAGGTGGCATAGGTACAGCTATTGACTGGACAGGAGATAAAATTAACTGGCTTCAAGATAGATTCTATGGAGTATTAGACTTCTTTGAAAACTTTAGCTTGCGCGAAGTTGGTAGCAACATAATGCAAGGCTTAATTGGTGGCATAACAGATAAAATAGCTGATTTAAAGAGTGCTGTTACTAACGTAGGTAGCACTATAAGAGACGGAGTAACAGGATTTTTCGGAATTAATTCACCTTCCAAGTTAATGATGGAATACGGTGGTAACATAGGGCAAGGTCTAGAGGTAGGCATGATTGATACAATGCCCGAACTTAACCATACTTTTAATGAATTAACTATGCCAGATATTGAACCTGCATTTTTAGAAAGGCCAGTTAGTCATCCTGCTAGTAGGGAAAGTAGAGGCGGTAATCATAATGTTACCTTTAATAATGAGTTCAATTTTACTGTTAATGGAGCTGACGAAAGAGCAGCAGATGAATTAATGGACAGAGTAAGAAGGGACATAGTATCTATCATGGAAGATTATTGGGAGCTTATGAACGTTAAACAGTTAGGAGGTGCTATTTAA
- a CDS encoding metallophosphoesterase, whose translation MFYLIITIVLGINLAWYLISDYWLRHDLKNYPIARKYTRIALVLWMLIIFIPIISATLGLGNPLESGPWLWTSALYLWIGAILLWMLGMGIVAITIWGFKYYNKYFNNKEQQNEENLNNHLSRRQFVKLGLVATPPLIVSGASVATFFDKKNLNVRIIDLPVVNLPPDLEGYTITHLSDTHVGILTGRERIENIVQTANQLKSNITVITGDILDNNFDYMPDLIDFIGELKAEQGVYLCIGNHDKIYDANKWVNTVRNAGFNLLLDESTIIDTGSTPIKLLGIDFSYSELQDLKNIRRAVEYTNTPGNSLKLLLTHHPHAFDAAVQANIPVTLAGHTHGGQLALRMGEDYELFNAGNYLFRYVGGIYKKEGNSLFVHRGSGDWFPLRAGVPTEVVQLRLVAQS comes from the coding sequence ATGTTTTATTTAATTATTACAATAGTTCTTGGAATAAACTTAGCTTGGTACCTTATAAGTGACTATTGGCTTAGACATGATTTGAAAAATTATCCCATAGCAAGAAAGTATACTAGAATAGCATTAGTATTATGGATGCTTATTATTTTTATTCCTATTATTAGTGCTACTTTAGGATTAGGTAATCCATTAGAAAGTGGTCCTTGGCTTTGGACTTCCGCTTTATATCTGTGGATAGGAGCTATTTTACTTTGGATGCTTGGGATGGGTATTGTTGCTATAACAATCTGGGGATTTAAGTACTATAATAAATACTTTAACAATAAAGAACAACAAAATGAGGAAAATTTAAATAACCATTTAAGTAGGCGTCAGTTTGTTAAATTAGGTTTAGTAGCAACACCACCATTAATAGTAAGTGGAGCATCTGTAGCAACTTTTTTTGACAAAAAGAACTTAAATGTACGAATTATTGATCTACCTGTTGTAAACTTACCACCAGACTTAGAAGGATATACAATCACTCACCTTTCTGACACCCATGTTGGAATTTTAACAGGGCGTGAACGTATTGAAAATATAGTCCAAACAGCAAATCAGCTAAAGAGCAATATTACTGTTATAACTGGAGATATATTAGATAATAATTTTGACTATATGCCTGATTTAATAGATTTTATTGGTGAATTAAAAGCAGAGCAGGGTGTTTATTTATGCATAGGTAACCATGATAAAATATATGATGCAAATAAATGGGTAAATACTGTTAGGAATGCTGGATTTAATTTACTTCTAGATGAATCTACTATTATTGATACAGGTTCTACCCCTATTAAACTTTTAGGAATAGATTTTTCCTATAGTGAGCTACAAGACTTAAAGAATATTAGAAGAGCTGTTGAATATACCAATACCCCTGGCAACAGCTTAAAACTATTACTAACTCACCATCCTCATGCGTTTGATGCTGCAGTACAGGCTAATATTCCTGTTACTTTGGCCGGGCATACCCATGGGGGACAACTAGCATTACGTATGGGAGAAGACTATGAATTATTTAATGCTGGTAATTATCTATTTCGTTATGTAGGAGGTATATATAAGAAAGAAGGAAATAGTTTATTTGTCCATAGAGGGTCTGGTGACTGGTTCCCACTACGGGCTGGTGTACCTACTGAAGTCGTACAACTACGTCTTGTAGCACAAAGCTAA
- a CDS encoding CHC2 zinc finger domain-containing protein — translation MKGLMISMITAKRLKEQANIVNFIIQHVELQRKGRNYQGLCPFHQESTPSFVVSPEKGRFKCFGCGATGDVYDFLMKYHNIDFKKALGIVAAGEGIRLEGVNKKDFQKIKEEAERRKLEKLKEQELQNRVDDWLNKLEIIEDVAYRVLRDIPLRKELDKNTIENIFNAIPRINEHFFNLQYGTNQQKIITLVELRWGGGILRGRTEEN, via the coding sequence GTGAAGGGATTGATGATTAGCATGATTACTGCTAAACGCCTTAAAGAACAGGCAAACATTGTTAATTTTATTATACAGCATGTAGAACTACAAAGGAAAGGGAGAAACTATCAAGGTTTATGTCCTTTTCATCAAGAAAGCACACCTTCTTTTGTAGTAAGCCCAGAGAAAGGTCGATTTAAGTGTTTTGGTTGTGGTGCTACTGGTGATGTATATGACTTTCTTATGAAGTACCACAATATCGATTTTAAGAAGGCATTAGGGATAGTTGCAGCAGGAGAAGGGATAAGGCTTGAAGGCGTTAATAAAAAAGATTTTCAGAAAATAAAAGAGGAAGCCGAAAGGCGAAAGCTTGAAAAGTTAAAAGAGCAGGAACTGCAAAACAGGGTGGATGATTGGCTTAATAAGTTAGAAATAATTGAAGATGTAGCTTATAGAGTATTAAGAGACATTCCCTTAAGAAAAGAGCTAGACAAAAACACAATAGAAAATATTTTTAATGCCATACCCAGAATAAATGAACATTTTTTCAATCTTCAATATGGCACTAATCAGCAGAAAATCATCACTTTAGTAGAGTTGCGTTGGGGGGGTGGCATACTTCGTGGCCGAACAGAAGAAAACTGA
- a CDS encoding DUF6809 family protein produces MNLLLEKEGIFQDINSRVVGERQQQGYKKMTELKAEEWSDILNKINTIEEKLVATFTAEQQKLFMQYSDAYCEKMAFMDDAMYWQGFKDGMGLKEILELLNDE; encoded by the coding sequence ATGAATTTATTATTAGAAAAAGAAGGTATTTTTCAAGATATTAATAGTCGGGTAGTAGGTGAGAGACAACAGCAAGGTTATAAGAAAATGACAGAATTAAAAGCTGAGGAATGGAGCGATATATTAAATAAAATAAACACCATAGAAGAAAAATTAGTAGCTACATTTACAGCAGAACAACAAAAATTATTCATGCAATATTCAGATGCATACTGTGAAAAAATGGCCTTTATGGACGATGCTATGTATTGGCAAGGTTTTAAAGATGGCATGGGGTTAAAAGAAATTTTAGAACTATTAAATGATGAATAA
- the fusA gene encoding elongation factor G, whose amino-acid sequence MKVYPTSQIRNIALVGHGGTGKTSLAEAMIYNTGAIKRLGKVDDGNTVADFYPEEIKKQITMSTSLIPCEFNNHKINVLDTPGYADFYFEVIGTMRVADSMMIVVGANAGVEVQTEVLWEDYPSTPKMVFINKLDRENADFYKALDELKNRFSDNIVPVQLPIGMEENFKGVVDLIKMKALIFETGTGKITEEDIPADMMDDVETYKEELIEAAAEANDDLLTKYLEGEELSDAEIITGIKEAACAGSAVFVFCGSATKNIGIQPLMEFITDCAATPDNNPMVEGKNTAEEPFAAQVFKTIADPYIGRLNMFRVFTGTLKADSVVFNPTKEKDEKIAQIIIMTGKEQANVSELHAGDIAAVAKLSATSTGDTLTQKANPVTLDPIEFPEPTLSVAIEPKSKGDEDKLSGAFSRILEEDPTIRVEKNRETRQTILRSMGDTHMEIIMEKLSRKYGVDVVSKDMRIPYRETIRGSVKVEGKHKKQSGGAGQYGHVWIEFEPYAEGEFEFNEKIFGGSVPRQYFPAVEKGLLEALEEGVLAGYPVTNVKATLYDGSYHAVDSNEMAFKMAAKLAFKKGVETANPTLLEPIVNVEIEIPDQYMGDIIGDLNSKRGRVQGMEPSGNKQTIKAQVPLAEMARYTIDLKSITQGRGKFKMEFSHYEEVPAQNVEKVIEKVKQEKE is encoded by the coding sequence ATGAAGGTTTATCCCACTAGCCAAATACGCAATATTGCTCTTGTCGGCCATGGAGGTACAGGAAAGACATCACTGGCAGAAGCCATGATATATAATACAGGAGCTATAAAAAGATTAGGAAAAGTAGATGATGGTAATACAGTTGCAGACTTTTATCCTGAAGAAATAAAAAAACAAATAACAATGAGCACATCCCTTATACCTTGTGAATTTAACAACCATAAAATAAATGTGTTAGATACACCAGGCTATGCAGATTTTTATTTTGAAGTTATTGGAACTATGCGTGTAGCAGATAGTATGATGATTGTTGTAGGTGCTAACGCTGGTGTTGAAGTTCAAACTGAAGTTTTATGGGAAGACTATCCTTCAACACCCAAAATGGTTTTTATAAATAAATTAGATAGAGAGAATGCTGATTTTTATAAAGCTTTAGATGAATTAAAAAATAGATTTTCAGATAATATTGTTCCTGTACAATTACCCATAGGTATGGAAGAAAACTTTAAAGGTGTAGTTGATTTAATAAAAATGAAAGCATTAATATTTGAAACAGGAACTGGCAAAATTACTGAAGAAGATATTCCAGCAGATATGATGGATGATGTAGAAACATATAAAGAAGAACTAATAGAAGCTGCTGCTGAGGCAAATGATGATTTATTAACAAAGTATTTAGAAGGTGAAGAATTAAGTGATGCAGAGATTATAACAGGAATAAAAGAGGCAGCTTGTGCTGGTTCTGCTGTTTTTGTATTCTGTGGTTCGGCTACTAAAAATATAGGAATTCAACCACTAATGGAGTTCATTACTGATTGTGCGGCTACTCCTGACAATAATCCTATGGTTGAAGGAAAAAATACAGCCGAAGAACCTTTTGCTGCTCAAGTATTTAAAACAATAGCTGACCCTTATATTGGTAGACTTAATATGTTCCGTGTATTTACCGGAACATTAAAAGCAGATAGCGTAGTATTTAATCCAACCAAAGAAAAAGATGAAAAGATTGCCCAAATTATAATTATGACAGGAAAAGAACAAGCCAATGTTTCAGAACTACATGCTGGGGATATAGCAGCTGTTGCAAAGCTTTCAGCAACTTCTACAGGTGATACTTTAACCCAGAAAGCTAATCCTGTTACATTAGATCCAATTGAATTTCCAGAACCAACCTTAAGTGTAGCTATAGAGCCTAAAAGTAAGGGTGATGAAGATAAACTTAGTGGTGCCTTTTCTAGAATTTTAGAGGAAGATCCTACTATTAGAGTTGAAAAGAACAGAGAAACGCGTCAAACAATTTTAAGAAGTATGGGAGATACCCATATGGAAATAATTATGGAGAAACTATCTAGAAAATACGGTGTTGATGTTGTAAGTAAAGATATGAGAATACCATATAGAGAAACAATTCGAGGTTCAGTTAAGGTTGAAGGTAAACACAAGAAACAATCTGGTGGTGCAGGACAATATGGTCATGTATGGATAGAATTTGAACCTTATGCAGAAGGTGAATTTGAATTTAATGAAAAAATATTTGGTGGTTCTGTTCCAAGACAATATTTTCCTGCTGTAGAAAAAGGTTTATTAGAAGCATTAGAAGAAGGAGTTCTAGCTGGTTATCCTGTAACTAATGTAAAAGCTACTTTATATGATGGTTCATATCATGCCGTTGATTCAAATGAAATGGCTTTTAAAATGGCCGCTAAACTAGCTTTCAAGAAAGGTGTAGAGACAGCAAATCCAACATTATTAGAACCAATAGTAAATGTTGAGATTGAAATACCTGATCAATATATGGGTGATATAATTGGAGATCTAAACAGTAAAAGAGGTCGGGTTCAAGGAATGGAGCCTTCTGGAAACAAACAAACTATTAAAGCACAAGTTCCTTTAGCAGAAATGGCAAGATATACTATAGACCTTAAATCAATAACCCAAGGTAGAGGCAAATTTAAAATGGAATTTTCACATTATGAAGAAGTACCAGCACAAAACGTGGAAAAAGTAATTGAAAAAGTTAAACAAGAAAAAGAATAA
- a CDS encoding DUF2512 family protein, which translates to MNKTAAALLVKFAITFIAALIALSLIIPNWWWAVLVIAIIGTAANYFLGDLIILPTYGNVLASIGDGILAALIAWVVALVWPVVEITIIAAIVYAVIIAVAEYFFHMYLESSEEVQP; encoded by the coding sequence GTGAATAAAACAGCGGCAGCACTTTTAGTAAAGTTTGCTATAACATTTATTGCGGCTTTAATAGCACTATCATTAATAATCCCTAATTGGTGGTGGGCAGTTCTGGTCATAGCTATAATAGGAACTGCAGCTAATTATTTTCTGGGTGATTTAATAATTTTGCCTACTTATGGTAATGTATTGGCATCTATAGGAGACGGAATATTGGCTGCTTTAATCGCATGGGTAGTTGCTCTAGTCTGGCCGGTTGTAGAAATAACAATTATAGCAGCAATAGTTTATGCTGTTATTATTGCCGTAGCAGAATATTTTTTTCATATGTACTTAGAATCTTCAGAAGAAGTCCAACCTTAG
- a CDS encoding site-specific integrase: MQYVQPIRDLKKIEQIKQILKDQNERDYMLFLLGINTGLRVSDLLRLRVDDVRGQDIVIIKEQKTGKTRRVRISKPIKQEVSKYTRSMSDDDVLFKSRKGNNSSIGRTQAYRILSEAARQVGLDEIGTHTLRKTFGYWHYQKNKDMAVLQNILNHSSPAMTMRYIGINDDLIDQSLEGFCL, from the coding sequence ATGCAATATGTTCAACCGATTAGAGATTTAAAAAAAATAGAGCAGATAAAGCAAATATTAAAGGACCAAAACGAAAGGGATTATATGTTGTTCCTTTTAGGCATAAATACTGGTTTAAGAGTGTCAGACCTTCTGAGGCTTAGAGTAGATGATGTAAGAGGGCAGGATATAGTAATTATAAAAGAGCAAAAGACAGGAAAAACACGCAGGGTAAGAATTTCTAAGCCTATAAAACAAGAGGTATCAAAATATACCAGGTCTATGAGTGATGATGACGTGCTGTTTAAGAGCAGGAAGGGCAATAACAGCTCGATAGGCAGAACACAAGCCTATAGGATTTTAAGTGAAGCAGCTAGACAAGTGGGACTTGATGAAATAGGCACACACACATTAAGGAAAACTTTTGGCTATTGGCACTATCAAAAAAATAAAGATATGGCAGTATTGCAAAATATATTAAATCACAGTAGCCCTGCAATGACTATGAGGTATATCGGCATCAATGACGATCTAATAGACCAATCCTTAGAGGGATTCTGTTTATAA
- a CDS encoding nitroreductase family protein: protein MNSLNIDNIKNRTSVRTFINKEIETNKLELIQEYIDINENKTGLFGNETKFKIVKGNINPNKKEKIGTYGFIKGTQTFIVGIMKKDKENNHLDYGYSFEKLILFLTGLDIGTCWLGASFNRNKITKLVELQEDEIIPCITPIGYAENKMRFMEKAIRLTAKSDHRKDWSELFFNTNLLPLTKNQAEKLEIPLEMIRLGPSASNKQPWRIIIDNEKVHFYLKRTPNYGKYLAYDIQMIDIGIACCHFQISSEELGLKGEWTIKNPRLNTEDKDTIYVCTWIRE, encoded by the coding sequence ATGAATAGTTTAAATATAGATAATATAAAAAATAGAACATCAGTAAGAACATTTATAAACAAGGAAATAGAAACTAACAAACTTGAACTAATACAAGAATACATAGATATAAACGAAAATAAAACAGGTTTATTTGGTAATGAAACAAAATTTAAAATAGTTAAGGGCAATATAAACCCTAATAAAAAAGAAAAAATAGGAACCTATGGTTTTATAAAAGGGACCCAAACTTTTATTGTTGGGATAATGAAAAAAGATAAAGAAAACAATCATTTAGATTATGGTTATTCATTTGAGAAATTAATTCTCTTTTTAACTGGATTAGATATAGGAACTTGTTGGCTAGGTGCAAGTTTTAATAGAAATAAAATTACAAAATTAGTAGAGCTACAGGAAGATGAAATTATTCCGTGCATAACACCTATAGGGTATGCTGAAAACAAAATGAGGTTTATGGAAAAAGCTATTAGATTAACAGCGAAATCTGACCACAGAAAAGACTGGTCAGAACTATTTTTTAATACTAATTTATTGCCTCTGACTAAAAACCAAGCAGAAAAATTAGAAATACCTCTAGAAATGATTAGGTTAGGTCCATCAGCAAGTAACAAACAACCTTGGAGAATAATAATTGATAATGAAAAAGTGCATTTTTATCTAAAAAGAACTCCTAATTACGGTAAATACCTTGCTTATGACATTCAGATGATTGATATAGGTATAGCTTGTTGTCATTTTCAAATTAGTTCAGAAGAACTAGGCTTAAAAGGGGAATGGACAATAAAAAATCCTCGACTCAATACTGAAGATAAAGATACAATATATGTTTGTACTTGGATTAGAGAGTAA
- a CDS encoding tyrosine-type recombinase/integrase: MAKKRGNGEGTIYKLPDGRWIGQITIGTNKDGKPKRRSLYGKTKKEVQNKMHELKNQLATGTLPETNKITLADWLTTWINDYKKQELKPSTWESYKSIINTHIIPDLGGVKLDKLRTNDIQRFYNAKLEKGRIQRACSRNKEKSLSARTIKNIHTVMHSALEQAARENLINSNPASYTTRPRQEKKEITPLKSEQVKQFLENIKNDWLYPLYITALGTGLRRGELLGLKWQDIDFDNQTAYIKRELLLINNRVQLEEYTKTKSSNRSIALPDTVIKQLKKLKTKQKEDKLFLGQEYQDNNFVFCWDDGRVVRPDYPYKRLKELLEQNNLPVIRFHDLRHTFATLLLEAGEHPKVVSEMLGHSTITITLDTYSHVLPSMQQKAAAKLNSFISEEEKKQAK; this comes from the coding sequence GTGGCTAAAAAAAGAGGTAATGGCGAAGGTACTATTTATAAGCTTCCTGATGGACGCTGGATAGGCCAAATTACAATAGGAACTAATAAAGATGGTAAGCCTAAAAGAAGATCACTTTATGGCAAGACAAAAAAAGAAGTACAAAATAAAATGCATGAGCTTAAGAATCAATTAGCAACTGGAACATTACCAGAAACCAATAAAATTACATTAGCTGATTGGTTGACCACATGGATAAACGATTACAAAAAGCAGGAGTTAAAGCCCTCTACATGGGAATCTTATAAAAGTATTATCAATACGCATATAATCCCAGATTTAGGTGGGGTTAAATTGGACAAGCTTAGAACCAATGACATACAAAGGTTTTACAACGCCAAACTGGAAAAAGGTAGAATACAAAGGGCTTGCAGCAGGAACAAAGAAAAGAGCCTATCTGCTAGAACTATAAAAAATATTCATACAGTGATGCATTCAGCCTTAGAACAAGCAGCTAGAGAGAATCTAATAAATAGCAATCCTGCTAGTTATACTACACGACCAAGACAAGAGAAAAAAGAAATTACTCCTTTAAAGTCAGAGCAAGTAAAGCAATTTTTAGAAAATATCAAAAATGATTGGCTATACCCTTTATATATAACTGCACTAGGGACAGGCTTAAGGAGAGGGGAATTACTAGGCCTTAAGTGGCAAGATATAGACTTTGATAACCAAACAGCTTATATAAAGCGTGAATTGCTTTTAATTAACAATAGGGTACAGTTAGAAGAATACACTAAAACTAAAAGCAGTAATAGAAGTATAGCATTGCCAGATACAGTAATTAAGCAACTCAAAAAACTTAAAACAAAGCAAAAAGAGGATAAACTGTTTTTAGGCCAAGAATACCAAGACAATAATTTTGTGTTTTGCTGGGACGATGGTAGAGTAGTAAGGCCAGATTATCCTTACAAGAGACTAAAAGAGCTATTAGAACAAAATAATTTGCCGGTTATACGCTTCCACGATCTAAGGCATACATTTGCTACTTTACTACTAGAAGCCGGAGAACATCCTAAAGTAGTAAGTGAAATGTTAGGTCACAGCACTATAACAATTACATTAGACACCTATAGCCATGTTTTACCCTCAATGCAGCAAAAAGCAGCTGCAAAATTAAACAGCTTTATAAGTGAAGAAGAAAAAAAACAAGCAAAATAA
- a CDS encoding MBL fold metallo-hydrolase: MQVTVSILVENTAPMPSVIGEYGFAALVTVNNENYLIDTGNGDAIFKNASAMGENLNEVSNLIISHGHFDHTGAVSSLLKMGGIKKIYAHSAVFSKRYIVTEDDKKDIGSCFSLEEVQTNNAEMIFTDNFTQIAPNIYLTGAVPRNNDYEDVGSFAGGSFKTEHNGNLVDDTLPDDIALIIDHPDGLIIISGCAHSGIVNIINYAIEKTGRKKILSFIGGTHLMTASDERINKTIEFLKTCNFSQIIPCHCTGFYSAAKLYSALGNKIIKGEAGMTFRY, translated from the coding sequence ATGCAAGTTACAGTCAGTATTTTAGTAGAGAATACAGCCCCAATGCCCTCTGTTATAGGAGAATATGGCTTTGCAGCTCTAGTTACTGTAAACAATGAAAACTATTTAATAGACACCGGCAATGGTGATGCAATATTTAAAAATGCTTCTGCTATGGGAGAAAATTTAAATGAAGTTTCAAACCTTATTATTAGTCATGGACATTTTGATCATACAGGTGCTGTATCATCTTTATTAAAAATGGGAGGAATCAAAAAAATCTACGCCCATTCCGCAGTTTTCTCAAAAAGATATATTGTTACTGAAGATGATAAAAAAGATATAGGAAGTTGTTTTAGTCTAGAGGAAGTCCAAACTAATAATGCAGAAATGATATTTACTGATAATTTTACTCAAATTGCTCCAAATATTTATTTAACTGGAGCAGTTCCACGTAATAATGATTATGAAGATGTAGGAAGTTTTGCTGGAGGTAGTTTTAAAACTGAGCATAATGGAAATTTAGTGGATGATACACTTCCAGATGATATAGCCTTAATAATAGATCATCCCGATGGTTTAATTATAATAAGTGGATGTGCACATTCAGGTATAGTTAATATTATTAATTACGCAATTGAAAAAACAGGTAGAAAAAAGATACTTAGCTTTATAGGTGGCACTCACTTGATGACTGCAAGTGACGAACGAATTAATAAAACTATTGAATTTTTAAAGACTTGTAATTTTAGTCAAATAATACCTTGTCATTGCACTGGCTTTTATTCTGCTGCTAAACTATATTCAGCATTAGGTAATAAAATTATCAAAGGAGAAGCTGGAATGACTTTTAGGTATTAA